The proteins below come from a single Microbulbifer sp. Q7 genomic window:
- a CDS encoding MFS transporter produces the protein MAQVSTVPGGSEYSDLIYEENPSVHDRKFFPQSFYIANVMEIFERLAWYGFFTVSSLYMSNSQSQGGLGFSDAQRGTIQGVIPFLLYLLPVFTGALGDRHGYKRMFFIAFAIMTPGYYLLGQVSGFWPFFATLLFVAVGAAIFKPLVVATVSRTTNDRNRAMGFGIFYTMINIGGFVGAMVAGVVKGISWDYVFTVAACWIAVNFLLLLFYQEPCAAASTRSQIVSKASQKSVFRDIALVLKNRRFVIYLLIMSSFWACYNQWFLTVPLYIRDFVDTAPLLALVASFSPAVANAISKGSPGQISPEFITAFNFFSILVLQIAISHLSRRFVSLHVMIAGTCVMAASFLWIGFGPLFGGFGIVLAVVAFSIGEMLTSPKSQEYVAESMPASQAALFMGYYFLSMALGFLLAGLLSGWGYGYLAKTLGRPDWMWAGFAALSIGCAVVLSLYHRTLSRFDKRASTANTKNIAS, from the coding sequence ATGGCGCAAGTATCAACAGTTCCGGGTGGGTCAGAGTACTCAGACCTAATTTATGAAGAAAACCCATCAGTCCATGACAGAAAGTTTTTTCCACAAAGTTTCTATATCGCCAATGTCATGGAAATTTTTGAGCGGCTGGCCTGGTATGGGTTCTTCACTGTCTCCTCTCTCTATATGAGCAACAGCCAAAGTCAAGGTGGACTTGGCTTCAGTGACGCCCAGCGGGGTACCATTCAGGGCGTTATCCCATTTCTTTTGTATCTACTGCCGGTATTCACCGGCGCACTGGGAGATCGCCACGGTTACAAGCGCATGTTTTTTATCGCGTTCGCAATCATGACCCCGGGCTATTACCTGCTTGGTCAGGTATCCGGTTTCTGGCCCTTTTTTGCAACCTTACTTTTTGTCGCTGTGGGAGCGGCGATTTTCAAGCCGCTTGTAGTTGCCACCGTGAGTAGAACCACCAATGACCGTAATCGGGCAATGGGTTTTGGTATTTTTTACACGATGATCAATATTGGCGGCTTTGTGGGAGCGATGGTAGCGGGTGTGGTGAAGGGTATCAGTTGGGATTATGTATTCACCGTTGCGGCCTGCTGGATTGCGGTAAATTTTCTGCTGCTGCTTTTTTACCAAGAGCCTTGCGCAGCCGCATCTACAAGGTCGCAGATCGTTTCCAAAGCATCTCAGAAAAGTGTGTTTAGGGATATTGCATTGGTGCTTAAGAACCGGCGCTTTGTCATTTATCTGCTGATAATGTCAAGCTTCTGGGCCTGCTACAACCAGTGGTTCCTTACTGTGCCACTCTATATTCGCGACTTCGTCGATACAGCACCACTACTCGCCCTTGTTGCGTCGTTCAGCCCGGCGGTCGCCAACGCCATCAGCAAGGGAAGTCCGGGTCAGATTAGTCCCGAGTTCATTACCGCCTTTAACTTCTTCAGTATTCTGGTGCTGCAGATCGCCATTAGTCACCTGAGCAGACGGTTCGTATCACTCCACGTGATGATTGCCGGAACCTGTGTCATGGCAGCCAGCTTTTTGTGGATAGGATTTGGCCCGCTGTTTGGTGGTTTTGGCATCGTGCTCGCCGTAGTGGCGTTTTCCATCGGAGAAATGCTTACCTCCCCGAAAAGCCAAGAGTATGTGGCGGAGTCCATGCCAGCGTCACAGGCGGCACTCTTTATGGGCTACTACTTCCTGTCGATGGCACTCGGCTTCCTGCTGGCCGGGCTGCTATCGGGGTGGGGCTATGGATACCTGGCTAAAACCCTGGGTAGGCCCGACTGGATGTGGGCGGGTTTCGCCGCTTTGTCTATTGGTTGCGCCGTTGTCCTGAGCCTGTATCACAGAACGCTCTCCCGTTTTGATAAACGCGCAAGCACCGCCAACACCAAGAATATTGCATCTTAA
- a CDS encoding TonB-dependent receptor produces MEIKKKLLALAVSAALASTSVLAADTSGGTLKGQVVSATGKALAGAEITVTHLDKGFTRTVTSNEKGEYNLRNLPVGEYALSFQKDGYSRAMAPEVLVQVGQAVVYDTTLGVPGEVLEVVEVTGSMQRPVDTGSSTAGVVITQDKLELLPVNTGFEAMAQLAPGVVTPGGSNFNGASSFGGASSAENGYYLNGLNVSNIKTGLGSIALPWEAISQTQVKTGAIDPEFGGALGGIINAVSKSGGNEFNFGSQLRMDPDSLRSQHDSVTNAAGEYTINTRQSAMDFQEAQVWASGPIVPDKAFFYALYSPRKTDDTWASGSSFYDRTREEDRWLVKLDWFINENHAVDFTAINNEENGQYNSFAYDPSSNAVGSGLGKTKSREGGQVFGAHYNGRLTDDLILDITAGRTQETVYNSALNSLPSVYDCRATCVSFSNHSDSTIYDEDYVRDQVRLDVSYDLLDHAIKVGVDYSEVDVFYQENQNGEGDARGWWQQRLASVNDPSLQPEGTNLVQRRIRVRGTDSTVSATALYLQDSWSVTDDVTLNLGARYEQFENTVTGGEAFVENGGLSPRIQAIWDFNGDGNSKLFATFGRYYQPVSANMNITQGSYSRETFDYYAPGATDANDRVLLNDDGSPSRGELLHSWVRQQGIVEPELIASSNLEGMYSDEFTLGMETLVLDGMVFGIRGVFRDLKRSVEDTDIGPVLQNYLEANGIEDNVGQSSYYVLLNPGEDVNIRYDFDGDGQVDDVRLSSEELALPRASRRYLALETSLRGQYTDRLFLDASYTWSHSYGNTEGLVRTDNNQADPGWTTSYDYADLMDHGYGDLPNDHRHAFKLNGYYDLTDDLTFGFVTSLVSGRPQNYFSIHPVGVDSCAEGSPWSDCISQYYGEVSFYDEQGNPTPRGSVGNLPWTKQLDLSLAYRMPLFEGDLVLKGTIYNALNDDAALDVNEIRSTQGSDGLVVNPDYGLTEMRSRARYFSLVARYDF; encoded by the coding sequence ATGGAAATCAAGAAAAAGCTGCTGGCACTCGCCGTGAGTGCAGCGCTGGCCAGCACCAGCGTTCTGGCTGCAGATACTTCCGGCGGGACATTGAAAGGACAGGTAGTCAGTGCGACAGGCAAAGCACTGGCCGGTGCGGAGATTACGGTCACGCACCTCGACAAGGGGTTTACCAGAACGGTAACTAGTAACGAGAAGGGCGAATATAACCTGCGCAATCTTCCGGTGGGTGAATATGCGTTGAGCTTTCAGAAAGACGGGTATAGCCGCGCTATGGCACCTGAAGTTCTCGTGCAGGTCGGCCAGGCCGTGGTGTATGACACCACACTGGGGGTACCGGGAGAGGTGCTGGAGGTTGTGGAAGTCACCGGTAGCATGCAACGTCCGGTAGATACCGGATCCTCAACCGCGGGTGTGGTAATTACCCAGGATAAACTGGAGTTGCTCCCGGTGAACACCGGATTTGAGGCGATGGCACAATTGGCCCCGGGTGTGGTTACGCCCGGTGGCAGCAACTTTAATGGTGCCTCCAGTTTCGGTGGGGCTTCCTCAGCGGAGAACGGCTACTACCTGAACGGACTGAACGTCTCCAATATCAAGACGGGCCTGGGTTCAATCGCCCTGCCATGGGAGGCCATCAGCCAGACGCAGGTAAAAACTGGCGCAATTGACCCGGAATTCGGCGGGGCACTGGGGGGGATTATCAATGCCGTATCAAAATCGGGTGGCAATGAATTCAATTTCGGCTCTCAGCTGCGAATGGACCCCGACTCGCTCCGTAGCCAGCACGACTCAGTAACCAATGCAGCCGGCGAGTACACAATCAATACCCGTCAAAGTGCTATGGACTTCCAGGAGGCACAGGTCTGGGCAAGCGGCCCCATTGTGCCCGACAAGGCGTTCTTCTATGCACTGTACAGCCCAAGAAAAACAGACGATACCTGGGCAAGCGGCTCAAGCTTTTATGACCGCACCCGCGAAGAAGATCGCTGGTTGGTCAAGCTCGACTGGTTTATTAACGAGAATCACGCAGTCGATTTTACCGCGATCAATAACGAAGAAAACGGCCAGTACAACAGCTTTGCCTATGATCCCAGCAGCAACGCAGTCGGTAGTGGACTGGGAAAAACCAAAAGTCGTGAGGGTGGGCAGGTTTTTGGTGCCCACTATAACGGTCGGTTGACTGATGATCTGATTCTTGACATTACGGCGGGCCGTACGCAGGAAACGGTGTACAACTCCGCGCTGAATAGCTTGCCCTCGGTGTACGATTGCCGTGCGACCTGTGTCAGCTTCAGTAATCATAGTGATTCAACGATCTATGATGAGGACTATGTACGGGACCAGGTGCGCCTGGATGTGAGCTATGACCTGCTTGACCATGCCATCAAGGTTGGGGTGGATTACAGTGAAGTGGATGTGTTCTATCAGGAAAACCAGAATGGTGAAGGGGATGCCCGCGGGTGGTGGCAGCAACGCCTGGCGTCAGTAAACGACCCGTCTCTGCAGCCGGAAGGCACCAATCTGGTACAGCGTAGGATTCGGGTGCGCGGCACCGATTCTACGGTCAGTGCAACGGCGCTCTACCTGCAGGATTCCTGGTCCGTTACCGATGACGTTACGCTCAATCTGGGCGCCCGGTACGAGCAGTTTGAAAACACGGTAACCGGAGGCGAGGCGTTTGTTGAAAACGGTGGACTCTCACCGCGCATTCAGGCGATCTGGGATTTCAACGGCGACGGCAACAGCAAGCTGTTTGCGACCTTCGGCCGCTACTACCAGCCAGTGTCCGCCAACATGAATATCACCCAGGGATCCTACTCGCGGGAAACCTTCGACTACTATGCGCCGGGCGCCACGGATGCCAATGACCGGGTGCTGCTGAACGACGATGGATCCCCCAGCCGCGGTGAATTGCTGCATAGCTGGGTCCGCCAGCAGGGTATTGTTGAGCCGGAATTGATTGCCAGCAGTAATCTGGAGGGCATGTATTCGGACGAGTTCACCCTGGGTATGGAAACACTGGTGCTGGACGGAATGGTGTTCGGTATTCGCGGTGTATTCCGCGATTTGAAGCGCTCTGTGGAAGACACGGATATCGGACCAGTATTGCAGAATTACCTGGAGGCCAATGGTATCGAGGACAATGTGGGGCAGAGCAGCTATTACGTACTGCTCAACCCGGGTGAAGACGTTAACATCCGCTACGATTTCGACGGTGATGGTCAGGTGGATGACGTGCGCCTGTCGAGCGAAGAGCTTGCCCTACCCAGGGCATCGCGACGTTATCTCGCACTGGAGACATCACTGCGCGGTCAGTATACCGATCGCTTATTCCTCGATGCCTCTTACACCTGGTCGCACAGTTACGGCAATACCGAGGGTCTGGTAAGAACCGACAACAATCAGGCGGACCCGGGTTGGACGACCTCCTACGACTATGCGGATCTGATGGATCACGGCTACGGCGATTTGCCCAACGACCACCGTCATGCCTTCAAGCTGAACGGCTACTACGACCTTACCGATGACCTGACGTTTGGCTTTGTGACCTCGCTCGTATCCGGTCGCCCGCAAAACTACTTCAGTATTCATCCGGTTGGTGTAGACAGTTGTGCCGAGGGTAGCCCATGGAGCGACTGTATCAGTCAGTACTATGGTGAGGTCTCCTTCTACGATGAGCAGGGCAATCCCACACCACGGGGATCTGTTGGCAACCTGCCATGGACGAAGCAACTCGATCTTTCCCTGGCGTACCGGATGCCGTTGTTTGAGGGCGACCTGGTATTGAAAGGCACCATTTATAACGCATTGAATGATGATGCGGCCCTGGACGTGAACGAAATCCGTTCTACTCAGGGTAGCGATGGACTGGTGGTGAACCCGGATTATGGTTTGACGGAAATGCGCAGCCGGGCGCGCTACTTTAGCCTCGTGGCGCGCTACGACTTCTAA
- a CDS encoding collagenase yields the protein MPNNHRPRIRTLTLSIAAAITSLTLTSGCMQKPEATILGQLTSPDTELWATGDLHQPQVFMDALDQLLMLSADQTTDARDLDALLYYLRAYSYFGSLQGIDDLHWFKLDTALTQLRQHHLFAQQGDDAARLQEHFVVTLYRYYNRAPLSARVTPHLDSLYAILNRHGAPEAVMELSPQAQYTLWESYRAVGFLAYEARHKPLIKQALFANKPSTEVLVRNAQATPADANTGEWRLQHALWALGNLHVLEEDDEARTGLDETVWDLLSKDLPFLSPEDQRKLYTRPYLVTSFRGKSACEETFPGRCHFPAEEMALPVEHSCSPSLLIRANSMSEPALHKACKTLLAQEGDFHLKLQSGQEPVAQDYNDQLEVVVFDNYSQYNEYAALLFDINTNNGGMFLEGDPGEQGNQARFIAFEAFWKDPDFSIWNLEHEYVHYLDGRFNKWGGFGHFPSHMVWWSEGLANYIAQGERYDSAERDLNKTRPSEYPTLEQIFATTYDDGGARVYSWSYLAIRFLYQQDPDSLAQLASHLRKNDFDGYRKQLDQFAGQWQEAFFVWLSDIASSIDSAPAEQTIPRTLYRYLYRDYLQPADLPETARHRHWH from the coding sequence ATGCCAAACAATCACCGACCCAGAATCCGCACACTCACCCTTTCCATTGCCGCGGCCATTACGAGTCTTACACTCACCAGCGGGTGTATGCAGAAACCCGAAGCCACAATACTTGGCCAGCTGACCAGCCCGGATACCGAACTCTGGGCGACCGGTGACCTGCATCAGCCACAGGTATTCATGGACGCCCTGGACCAGCTCCTGATGCTATCGGCCGATCAAACGACGGACGCCCGCGATCTGGATGCCCTGCTCTACTACCTGCGTGCGTACAGCTATTTTGGTTCGCTGCAGGGTATCGACGACTTACATTGGTTTAAGCTCGATACCGCTCTGACCCAGCTGCGACAGCACCACCTGTTTGCGCAGCAAGGCGATGACGCGGCACGCTTGCAAGAGCACTTTGTGGTGACGCTCTACCGTTACTACAACCGAGCGCCGCTGTCGGCAAGGGTTACACCCCATCTCGATTCACTGTACGCCATCCTGAATCGTCACGGTGCCCCTGAGGCCGTCATGGAATTGAGCCCGCAGGCGCAATACACGCTCTGGGAAAGCTACCGGGCCGTTGGCTTTCTTGCTTACGAGGCGCGCCACAAGCCGCTGATAAAACAGGCGCTGTTCGCCAACAAGCCATCGACCGAGGTACTTGTTCGCAATGCCCAAGCCACACCTGCCGATGCCAATACCGGCGAATGGCGGTTACAACATGCGCTGTGGGCACTGGGGAATCTTCATGTACTTGAAGAGGATGACGAAGCACGCACAGGACTGGACGAAACCGTTTGGGATCTCTTATCAAAAGACCTTCCCTTTCTCTCTCCAGAAGACCAACGAAAGCTTTACACCCGTCCTTACCTCGTTACCTCTTTCCGTGGTAAAAGCGCCTGTGAGGAAACCTTTCCGGGAAGATGTCACTTTCCCGCGGAGGAAATGGCACTGCCTGTAGAACACAGTTGTTCGCCTTCCTTGCTCATTCGCGCCAACAGCATGAGTGAGCCCGCGCTGCACAAGGCCTGTAAAACCCTGCTCGCCCAGGAGGGAGACTTTCACCTCAAGCTACAGAGCGGGCAAGAGCCGGTCGCGCAGGATTACAACGATCAGCTGGAGGTGGTGGTCTTCGACAACTACAGTCAGTACAACGAATACGCAGCACTGTTGTTTGACATCAACACCAATAACGGCGGTATGTTCCTCGAGGGTGACCCCGGTGAGCAAGGCAATCAAGCCCGCTTTATTGCTTTTGAGGCCTTCTGGAAAGACCCGGATTTCAGCATCTGGAACCTCGAGCACGAATACGTGCATTATCTCGATGGCCGCTTCAATAAATGGGGTGGCTTTGGCCACTTCCCCAGCCACATGGTCTGGTGGTCTGAAGGTCTCGCCAATTACATCGCCCAGGGAGAGCGCTATGACAGCGCCGAGCGCGACCTGAACAAAACCCGCCCTTCGGAATACCCTACCCTGGAACAAATCTTCGCGACCACCTACGACGACGGTGGTGCGCGGGTGTACTCCTGGAGCTATCTGGCGATTCGCTTCCTGTATCAACAAGATCCCGACAGCCTCGCGCAGCTGGCATCCCACTTGCGAAAGAATGACTTTGATGGGTATCGCAAGCAACTTGATCAATTCGCCGGCCAGTGGCAAGAAGCGTTCTTTGTCTGGCTGAGCGACATCGCATCATCGATAGATAGCGCTCCGGCGGAACAAACAATCCCTCGCACGCTGTATCGCTACCTGTATCGGGACTACCTGCAACCAGCGGATCTGCCAGAAACAGCCCGCCACCGCCACTGGCACTGA
- a CDS encoding M9 family metallopeptidase, with protein sequence MPATPALSTADRATVIAPVEPKFNPQNNTQDNSQDNTQKNTQVSPLLFSSMAVEPLATCDTEGYAQKSGQALVDHILTLEGSCINDLYDGNSTSFASFSPQKMVTVANAAQQMAADYRASNGDTRINKLFYFLRTGYYLEYNYPNDVSIPSNAHASVVNALDTFVANPDFYVISSSNGSATVDAIVLIDSAEENARYLPVVKEWLQRWNQQAAAISSMRASVNGIFTVLFRGHYSSSFIEATKNDTELMQLLGNFARSDWMLESDALFMQENAARELTRFLQHTTSPSYNTVVEETQQVLNRYDMQGTGQSVWIEAAQNADYYGDCAQFGICGFKEDLQQSVLADRHTCSSTVKILAQDMNSSQFADSCSQLSDQETYFHQLLNTNYNPVADDLNADLEVVVFDDWNGYNTYASLFYGIDTNNGGMYLEGNPAVEGNQARFIAHEADWLRPDFEVWNLTHEYVHYLDGRYNLYGGFGDARTGSHKTVWWIEGLAEYVSKKNDNDTAIEIARTGAFNLSEIFANTYSSGQDRVYRWGYLAVRFMFEKHHSEVVQILAYLRAGDYDAYLNYINSIGTSYDSEWQSWLQTVESNTDGGGNTTPVILNNQEISGIGVATQGDDTLYYIDVPANTDSLSFAIEGGTGDADLYVRHNEAPTDSAYDCRPYIGGNVELCDIANPQPGRWYVRLKAYRPFSGVSLLASYTVANTPSCTGSPVDYGNLELNASTCITVGGTISYFYTYIPAETSTLTVTLFGEAGNGDLYLNDATWATESDFDQRSTNDDSNESITVSAPESGWYYISVVNSGGFTGGGIQLMTN encoded by the coding sequence ATGCCAGCCACCCCCGCCCTCAGCACGGCTGACAGGGCCACGGTAATCGCGCCGGTTGAACCAAAATTCAACCCCCAGAACAATACCCAGGACAACAGTCAGGACAACACCCAAAAGAATACACAGGTTTCGCCCTTACTGTTTTCGTCCATGGCCGTAGAGCCGCTGGCGACCTGTGACACGGAAGGATATGCACAGAAAAGCGGCCAGGCACTGGTCGATCACATATTGACCCTGGAGGGCAGTTGCATCAACGACCTCTACGACGGCAACAGCACAAGTTTTGCAAGCTTTAGCCCACAAAAAATGGTTACTGTCGCCAATGCGGCGCAGCAGATGGCGGCAGACTACCGTGCGTCGAATGGTGATACCCGCATTAACAAACTGTTCTACTTTCTGCGCACGGGCTATTACCTCGAATATAACTATCCCAACGACGTGAGCATCCCCAGTAATGCACACGCTTCTGTTGTGAATGCGCTGGATACTTTCGTTGCCAATCCGGATTTCTATGTGATATCCAGCAGTAATGGAAGTGCCACCGTCGATGCGATTGTGCTCATCGATAGTGCGGAAGAAAACGCCCGTTACCTACCCGTGGTCAAGGAGTGGCTCCAGCGATGGAATCAGCAGGCGGCAGCCATCTCCAGCATGCGGGCGTCCGTTAATGGCATTTTTACGGTACTGTTTCGCGGTCATTATTCGAGCAGCTTCATCGAAGCCACAAAAAATGATACTGAGTTGATGCAGCTACTGGGCAATTTTGCCCGCTCTGACTGGATGCTGGAATCCGATGCCCTCTTCATGCAGGAGAACGCTGCGCGTGAGCTCACACGGTTCCTCCAGCACACCACAAGCCCGAGCTACAACACCGTCGTAGAAGAAACGCAACAGGTGCTTAACCGCTACGACATGCAGGGCACCGGTCAGAGTGTGTGGATCGAAGCGGCGCAGAACGCCGACTATTACGGTGATTGTGCTCAGTTTGGTATCTGCGGATTCAAGGAAGACCTGCAACAAAGTGTCCTTGCCGATCGCCATACATGCAGCAGCACTGTGAAAATCCTTGCCCAGGATATGAATTCATCGCAGTTTGCGGACTCTTGCAGCCAGCTTTCCGATCAGGAAACCTACTTTCATCAGCTACTCAACACCAATTACAACCCCGTTGCTGACGATCTGAATGCGGATCTTGAGGTAGTGGTATTTGATGACTGGAATGGGTACAACACCTACGCTTCACTGTTTTACGGTATCGATACCAATAACGGCGGCATGTATCTGGAGGGCAATCCAGCCGTCGAGGGTAACCAGGCACGGTTCATTGCCCACGAGGCGGACTGGTTGCGCCCAGACTTTGAAGTGTGGAACCTGACCCATGAATATGTGCACTACCTCGATGGCCGTTACAATCTGTACGGCGGCTTCGGCGATGCCAGGACGGGTAGCCACAAAACCGTGTGGTGGATTGAGGGACTTGCCGAGTACGTTTCCAAAAAGAACGACAACGATACCGCAATAGAAATCGCGCGCACAGGAGCGTTTAACCTCAGTGAGATATTCGCAAACACCTACAGCAGCGGACAAGATCGTGTCTATCGCTGGGGTTATCTCGCCGTGCGCTTCATGTTCGAAAAGCACCACAGTGAGGTGGTACAGATTCTGGCTTACCTGCGTGCGGGCGACTACGACGCCTACCTGAATTACATCAACAGTATCGGCACCAGTTATGACAGCGAATGGCAATCCTGGCTACAAACCGTGGAAAGCAATACTGACGGTGGCGGCAACACCACCCCAGTCATTCTCAACAACCAGGAAATTAGCGGAATCGGAGTCGCTACCCAGGGAGATGACACTCTTTACTATATCGACGTCCCTGCGAATACCGACAGCCTCAGTTTTGCTATTGAGGGTGGTACCGGTGATGCAGATCTGTACGTACGCCACAACGAAGCGCCGACCGATAGCGCGTACGATTGCCGGCCCTACATCGGCGGGAACGTGGAGCTCTGTGATATCGCTAACCCGCAACCGGGTCGCTGGTATGTTCGCCTCAAGGCCTATCGCCCATTCTCCGGCGTAAGCCTGCTCGCCAGCTATACCGTAGCGAATACGCCAAGCTGCACAGGGTCACCAGTGGACTATGGCAATCTGGAGCTCAACGCAAGCACCTGTATTACGGTCGGCGGCACGATCAGCTACTTCTACACCTACATACCAGCAGAGACCAGCACATTGACGGTCACACTATTTGGTGAAGCGGGTAATGGTGACTTGTATCTCAATGACGCGACCTGGGCAACCGAGAGCGACTTTGATCAGCGCTCAACGAACGATGATAGCAACGAAAGCATTACAGTAAGCGCCCCTGAAAGTGGCTGGTACTATATTTCCGTCGTCAACAGCGGTGGATTTACCGGCGGCGGGATTCAGCTGATGACCAACTGA
- a CDS encoding TetR/AcrR family transcriptional regulator, translated as MDKAKEKVQRFRAREQRILDAALELLLEHGEEKVTVEQIAERVDIGKGTIYKHFISKTEIYMRLLMDYEKSLTERLKSAVATAEQGDITAPARAYFESRMADPARDRLFQRLEEKIIALNLAPEMIAELHALRNSNASALNRVFERRMEQGVLKKVPAYYYYSTYWALVQGAVELYHSKSFADVIEDREGLMEFIMDVGVHIGDMSGRRATGSSPVEEQSSAPSNTPGSSFG; from the coding sequence ATGGATAAGGCAAAAGAGAAGGTTCAGCGTTTTCGCGCCAGAGAGCAGCGTATTCTGGATGCGGCATTGGAGCTACTGCTGGAACACGGTGAAGAAAAGGTAACCGTGGAACAGATCGCTGAGCGGGTGGACATCGGTAAAGGCACCATTTATAAGCATTTTATCTCCAAGACCGAGATCTACATGCGACTGCTGATGGACTATGAGAAGTCGCTGACCGAGCGCCTCAAAAGTGCGGTGGCTACCGCAGAGCAAGGCGATATTACCGCTCCCGCGCGCGCCTATTTTGAGTCTCGCATGGCTGACCCGGCACGGGATCGGCTGTTCCAGCGCCTTGAAGAGAAGATCATTGCCCTGAACCTTGCGCCGGAGATGATTGCCGAGCTGCACGCACTGCGAAACTCCAATGCGTCGGCGCTTAATCGAGTGTTCGAGCGACGGATGGAGCAGGGGGTACTGAAGAAGGTACCTGCCTACTATTACTATTCCACCTACTGGGCCCTGGTGCAGGGCGCGGTCGAGCTTTACCACTCCAAGTCTTTCGCAGACGTCATTGAAGATCGTGAAGGATTGATGGAATTCATCATGGACGTGGGTGTACATATTGGCGACATGTCCGGGCGCCGGGCAACGGGCTCATCCCCCGTAGAAGAGCAGTCATCGGCGCCATCCAATACACCGGGTAGCAGCTTTGGCTGA
- a CDS encoding DUF1285 domain-containing protein: MAEPLFKQLEQLQQEFRGHPPVAKWNPDLCGDMDLVIQADGHWIHEGTEIKRQPLVNLFASILKREGRHYYLVTPVEKWRIRVEDVPFLITQAAREDDKILFTTNTGDIVALNQAHPLILKPFGDPPQPIPYIEVRDGLLARMSRDVYYQLIDWADPRSPQEPPARLCQMWLKSDGEEFLLGEY, encoded by the coding sequence TTGGCTGAACCACTCTTCAAACAGCTTGAACAGTTGCAGCAGGAATTCCGTGGCCACCCGCCGGTGGCCAAGTGGAATCCTGACCTTTGTGGTGATATGGATCTGGTGATACAGGCCGATGGCCATTGGATCCATGAGGGCACAGAGATCAAGCGCCAGCCGCTGGTCAATCTCTTTGCCAGTATTCTCAAGCGGGAAGGGCGCCACTATTACCTGGTCACCCCAGTGGAGAAGTGGCGCATCCGTGTCGAGGATGTGCCGTTTTTGATTACCCAGGCCGCTCGTGAAGACGACAAAATTCTGTTTACGACCAATACCGGTGATATTGTTGCTCTCAACCAGGCACACCCACTGATACTCAAACCCTTCGGCGACCCTCCCCAACCAATTCCCTATATTGAAGTGCGCGACGGTTTGCTCGCGCGCATGTCTCGCGATGTGTACTACCAACTGATCGATTGGGCAGATCCCCGATCCCCGCAAGAGCCACCCGCACGCTTGTGCCAAATGTGGTTGAAAAGTGACGGGGAAGAGTTCTTGCTCGGCGAGTATTGA